The bacterium sequence CCGGCGGCGGGCAGGAGCCGGTCCTGGCGAGCGCCGGCACGCCGACCGCCGACGGCCCGGTCCTGCTGCGCGTGACCGACGACGCGGGCGACGAGTCGGGCCCCGCCTGGTCGCCGGACGGCCGCCGCCTCGCCTTCGCCCACAACCCCGTCGCGGAGGTGCGCTACCAGTTCTCCGTCGCCGCGGACGGGGCGCGCCGGCTGGACTGGGCCCGCTTCGACGACGGCGACGCCGCCGTGCAGCCGGGGCACCGACAGGCGTCGCGCCTGGTGCTGCTGGACGTCTTCACGGGCGATCGCCGCGAACTGGCGGCGCCCGCCGGCAGCTGGCGCGAGCCGGTCTGGATCACGGACGGGGAGCTCTGTGTGGTGGCCGACGGCGACGGCGCCGAGAATCTGGCCCGCCTCACCCTGGACGCGGCGTGGGCGGGCGCGGCGTGGGCGGGCGCCGAAGGGGAGGGTGTCATCGACTGCCGGCGGCTGACGAACGTGCCGGGCGCCGCGACCCAACCCAGCTACGCCCCGGGGGCGGACCGCCTGGCCTTCGCCGCCTTCCGGGAGGGCGGCTGGGACCTGTTCGCCGTCGACGGCTGGGCGGCCTGGAGCCGGCGCGAGCCGGCGGGCACGCCGGCGGGAGAGGTGGCCATCGCGCCGCCCGCGCCGCCGGACTACGAACTGTCCACGTCGTCGGATGATGCAACCGTCGGTGTGGTGAAGGACTACAGCCCTCGCTTCTCGATCGACATGAGCGACGCCCTGGGCGGCGGCGCGGTGTCGTTCAGCCCCCAGGCAGGCCTGGGCATGGCCAACGTCGTCAACCTGAGCGACCTGCTCGGCGACCACCGGCTGTCGTTCCTGGTCAACGTCTACGGCTCGCTGTCCGACAGCGACCTCGCGGCGAGCTACGCCTACTTGAAACGCCGCGTCGACGTGGGTGTGGGGCTGTTCCACTTCAAGAACTACTACAACACGGCCGTGACCTCGGTGGGGGAACTGCTGCCCGACGACACCTTCTTCAGCGAGCGCAACTACGGCATGTACGCCTCGGCCAGCTATCCCTTCAGCACGTTCCGCCGCGTGTCGCTGGAACTGCAGGCCTTCGCCTCGGAGCGCACGCAGTACAGCCTGGACCCCAGCGGGACGCTCCTGATCGCCGACGGCACCCGCACCGACACCCTGCTGCAGCCGACCCTGACCTACGTCCACGACAGCGCCTACTACGGCTGGTACGGCCCGGTCACCGGCAGCCGCCTGCTGCTGCAGTTCGCGCCCTCGCTGGCGGTCGGCGGCGGTTCCCTGGACCGCCGCACGGCGCTGCTCGACCTGCGCCGCTACTGGCTGCCCGCCCGGGGCAACACGCTCGCCCTGCGCCTGCTGGCCGCCGCGAGCACCGGCGAAGACCCGCGCGCCTTCGTCCTCGGCGGCCCCTTCACGCTGCGCGGCTACGACTTCTACGACTACCGCACGACCAGCCACCTGGCCGGTCCCAAGATCGCCATGGCCAACCTGGAGTACCGGCTGCCCCTGCTGGACGCCGTCTACTTCGGTTGGCCGGCGCGCTGGGGCTTCGGGCCGGTGGGCGCGACCCTGTTCCTCGATCTCGGCGCCGCCTGGGACGACGCCTTCAGCCCCTTCGGCGACGACGCCGACGGGAACTGGGGCCTGCGCGACCTGCGGGGCAGCTACGGGATCGGCCTGCGCACCCGCCTGGGCTTCCTGCCCTTGAAGTTCGACTGGGGCCGCCGCACCGACCTGCGCGGTTCGGGCGGCGCGGAGTTCCAGTTCAGCATCGGACCCGAATTCTAGGAGGAGCCAGCGGGGATGGATCTCGACACGCTCAACGAACGGCAGCGCGAGGCCGTGACCGCGCCGGACGGCCCCGTGCTCGTCGTCGCCGGCGCCGGCAGCGGCAAGACCCGCGTCCTGACCACGCGCATCGCCTGGCTGCTGGAGGAGCGGCGCGCCGACCCCTGGTCGGTGCTCGCCTTCACCTTCACCAACAAGGCGGCCCGCGAGATGCGGGAGCGGGTCGACGCCCTGGTGGGCGGCAGCCGCGCCCCGAGCTGGGTCGGCACCTTCCACGCCACCGGCGTGCGCATCCTGCGGCGCGAGGGCGCGGCGCTGGGGCTGGACCCCTCGTTCTCCATCTACGACACCGACGACAGCACGCGCCTGCTGAAGAAGGTGCTCGGCGATCTGGGTCTCGACCCGAAGCAGTACGCCCCGCAGCAGCTGCGCGCCGCCGTCAGCCGCTGGAAGAACGAGGACGTGTCGCCCGCGCAGGCCGCGCGCGACGCCGCCGACTTCCGCGAGGAGAAAGCGGCCGCCGTCTACGCGGCCTACGAGAAGGGGCTGCGGGCCAGCAACGCCTGCGATTTCGACGACCTCATCCTGCGCACCGTCCACCTGCTCGAGGAGCACGACGACGTGCGGCTGCGCCTGGCCGGCCGTTTCCGCCACGTCCTGGTGGATGAGTTCCAGGACACCAACCCCCTGCAGCTGATCCTGGTGCGCGCGCTCAGCTCGGTGCACGGGAACGTGTTCGCCGTCGGCGACGACGACCAGAGCATCTACTCCTGGCGCGGGGCCTGCATCGAGAACATGCTCGACTTCGAGCAGCACTTCGGCGGCGCCGCGGTCGTGCGCCTGGAGCAGAACTACCGCAGCACCGGCAACATCCTGGCGGCCGCCAACGCGGTCATCGCCCACAACGTCCGGCGCAAGGGCAAGAACCTGTGGACGCTCGACGGGCCGGGCGCGCCGCTGGGGATCGAGACCGTGGGCGACGAGGAGGACGAGGCCGACCGCGTCGTCGACCTGGTGCGGGCGCAGACCGCCGCCGGCGGCAACCGCGGCGACGTGACGGTCCTGTACCGCACCAACGCCCAGAGCCGCGCCCTGGAGGACGCGCTGCGCCGCGCGACGGTGCCCTACCAGATCGTGGGCGCCACCGCCTTCTACGAGCGGCGCGAGGTGCGCGACGTCCTGGCCTACCTGAAGTTCGTCAACAACCCGCGCGACGCGATGTCGGCGCTGCGCGTCCTGAACGTGCCGAAGCGGCGCATCGGCGAGGCCTCGGCGGCGCGCCTGGTGGAGATCGCCGACGGCGAGGGCCTGTCGCTCGGCGAGGCGGCCGCGCGGCCGGGCCTGCTCGAGGCCAGCCTCAACGCGCCGACCTGCGAGCGGATCCGCGGCTTCTTCGGCCTGGTCGCCGGCTGGCGCACGGCGCTGTCCGAGACGCCGGTGCCCGAGCTGGTCGAACGCATCGTGGAGCAGATCGACTACGTGCGGCACCTGGAGGAGGACGACCCCCTGTCGGCGCCGGCCCGCAACGAGAACGTGGCCGAACTGATCAACGGCGCCTACGCGTTCCAGGAGCAGAGCGACGGGGGCACGCTGGCCCAGTTCCTCGAGCAGACGGCCCTGGTCGCCGACGCCGACACCGCCCGGGACGACCTGGGCGTCGTGCGGCTGATGACGGTGCACGCGGCCAAGGGCCTCGAGTTCCCCGTGGTCGTGGTCAGCGGCGTCGAAGAGAACCTGATGCCCCACGCCTCGAACCTCGACGACGAGGCCGCCCTGGAGGAGGAGCGCCGGCTCTTCTACGTGGCGCTGACGCGGGCCCGGCAGCGCGTCCACCTGCTCCACGCGCGCATGCGCCGCCGCTACGGCCAGCGCGAGCTGTGCGCGCCGTCGCGCTTCCTGGCGGAGATCCCCGCCGAACTGACGGCGCGCAGCGGCGAATCGCTGCGGGTCGTGCAGCCCTCGCTGTCCACGTTCCTGTGGGGCAAGGACGCGGCGCCGCCCGCGTCCGACGCCGTCCGTCCCCGACGCCGCGAACCCGCCCCCGGCATCCGCGCCGCGAGCGCGCCCCGCCTGCGCGCCGTCGACTGGCACGACGACGTCAGCCAGGAGGACGTCGTCTTCCGCGTGGGCCAGCACGTGGCGCACCCCACCCTGGGCGCCGGCATCGTCGCCCGGGTCGAAGGCCAGGGCGAGGGCCTCAAGCTGAGCGTCGATTTCCCCGGCGGGGCGCGCAAGCACTTCCTGGCCCGCTTCGCCCGGCTGCGCCCGCTGGACTGACGCATCCCGGCCGGCGCCGCTCGACCCGCCCCCGGTTGAACAATCGCGATCATCCTCGCGACGAAGCCTCAAGTCGCGGCCGGCCAAGCCGATAGCTTCCCCGTTCGCCCGGAGGGAGAAATTCCAAACAGGATGTCGCGATGAAGAGATTCACCGAATCGGTCTTTGCGGACCTCAGGTACTGGATGATCGGGCTGGGCGTCGCCATGGGACTCGTCTTCCCGCTCTTCCTGTTGCTGATCGGCGTGCCTTCGGGCCTGGCCCTGCGCTGGACGACGTTCCTTGGCACCCTGGTCGCCGGCGTCACCGTCGGCTGGCTGAACCACCGGCTGGCCGCCAGGGTCGTGCGCCGCGAGCTGCAGGTCGTGGTCGGGCGCATGCGCGAGGTCGAGGAGGGCGTCCGCGAGGCCTCGTTCAACCGCGACTGGAGTTCCTGCAGCGCCGAGCACTGCGCCGTGCCGGTGACCAGCGACGACGAGATCGGCCACACGGCCGAGGCCTTCAACGCCCTGCTGCACGAGGTGATCCACGCCCACAAGATGGAGGCCGCGTCCAGCGAGCTGACCGAGACCCTGTCGACCAAGCTCGAGATCGAGGCGCTCTGCGGCGCCGCGATGGAGCTGGTGCTGAACCAGACGGGGGCCACCGCGGGCTGCGTGCTCGTGCGCGAGGAGACCGAGTTGAGGGTCGCCGCCAACCACGGCCTGAGCGACGTCAGCCGCCTGCCGGAGAGCGACCACGTCCGCCGCGCCCTGGACACGCGGCAGGTGCAGATCGTGCGCATCCCCCGGGACATCGCGCTCGAAGGGGTGGTCACCACCTTCAAGCCGCGCCAGGTGCTGGTGGTGCCGGTCGTCTACGAGGGGCAGGGGCTCGGCGCCGTGGTGATCGCCTCGGACGCCATGCTGGGCAAGGACGCCATGTGGCTGGTCCGGCAGTTCCAGCAGGGGATGGGCCTGGCCCTGAACAACGCCGTCACCCACGCCCGCCTGCAGCGCATCGCGGCGATCGACCCGCTGACCGGGGTGCTGAACCGCCGCTTCGGCATGCGTCGCCTGGGCGAGGAGTTCCAGGGCGCGGTGCGTCACGGCACCCCGCTGGGCGTGGTGATGTTCGACATCGACCACTTCAAGCTCGTCAACGATACCTACGGCCACCTCGCCGGCGACCGCGTGCTGGCCGAGACGGCGCGCCGCGCCCAGAGCGCGCTGCGCGAGACCGACGTGCTGCTGCGCTACGGCGGCGAGGAGTTCGTGGTCATCGTGCCGGCTGCGAACGAGGAGGCGCTGGTCAAGGTGGGCGAGCGCATCCGCCTGGCCGTGGCCGCGACGCCGGTGAACGACGGCGGGACGGAGATCCCGGTGACCGTCAGCGTCGGCATCAGCTGGCTGCAGTCACGCGAGGACAAGGCGGAGACGATCCTGAAGCGCGCCGACGAGGCTCTCTACGCCGCCAAGGAGGGCGGTCGCAACCGGACGGTGTGCCACGGCCGCGCCGCGGGGATCCAGCTCGAAGCGGCGCCGGCGGCCTAGCCCGACGGCGCGCAGCGCGGGGTTCGGCCCGCGCCCGGCGGGGGGCTCTGGGGAGTCCCCCGCTTCTCGTTGCCCCTCATCGCACGAGCACCACCTTGGCGGCGCTGCGTCCGCCGCCACCGCTCACCGAGAGCCAGTAGATGCCGGACGGGACCGGACGCCCGTCCCCGTCCTCGCCACGCCAGCGCCAGGGATAGGGCTCGTCGCGGGCGGCCAGTTCGCCCAGCTGCCAGCGGCCGCGCCGCCGCCCGGCCGCGTCGACGAGCTCCACCGCGACCGGCCCGCTCGCCGTCACCCGCAGGGCGAGCGTCGCGCCCTCGGGTCCCGCGGGGGTCGGGTGCACGGACAGCAGCCGCACCGGCGGGTCGGGCAGGGGCCGGCGCGCCATCAGCACCCAGCCGTCGGGGTCCACCTCCAGCCCCTTCCAGTCCCCGGGCAGGTCGAAGGTCCAGCTCTGCTGAGACGTGTGCAGCCACACGGTCGTGTCGCGCTCGGCGCGGTCGGTCAGCAGCCGCAGCGGCACGGCCAGCTGGAAGGGCCGGCGCTGGAGCTGGCGCAGGGCGACGGTCACGCGCGTGCCGCCGTCGGAGGTCGGCTCGGGGCTGGACGTCCACGACAGGTAGGGGACCGCGTCGGTGTGCAGCCAGGGCTCCAGGAAGGCGGCGGCGTCGAAGGTGGCGTGCTCGCCGACGACGCGGATGAGGTCGGCGGTGGTGGCGTGGGCGTAGGCCCGCTGCGGCGAGCCGACCCAGTCGCGCAGGAAGGCGCGGAAGGCGTCGTCGCCCAAGGCCCCGCGCAGCATGTGCAGCACCCAGGCGCCCTTGTGGTAGACCAGGATGTTGGGCAGGACGGGTTCGGGATCGGCCAGCAGGCCCTCGCCTTCGAACAGGGTCGGGTGCTGGCCTGGCCCGATGGACTCCAGGCGCCGGCGCATCGCGGCCGGACCTTCCTCGTGCTCCAGCCAGAGCGCCTCGCAGTAGGTCGCGAACCCCTCGTTCAGCCAGACGTCGGGCCAGTCCGCCGGCGTCACCAGGTCGCCGAACCAGTGGTGCGCCATCTCGTGCAGGATCACGTTGCGGAAGCGCCCGTCCCCCCGCAGCACGACGCTGCCCAGGCTCGTGCAGGTCTGGTGCTCCATGGCGCCGCCCCACTTGAACTCGACCTGGCCGTAGCGTTCGTCGGCGAACGGGTACGGCCCGACCAGGTCCTCGAGGAAGCCGAGCATGTCGCAGGTGGGCGCCAGGTCGAAGCGCGCCGCCGCTTCGTGCCGCGGGAAGACGTGGAAGGTCAGCGGCAGCGGGCCGCCGGCCAGGTCGCAGGTCTCCTCCCAGGCGGCGTAGCCCGCCACGTGCACCGCGATCAGGTAGGTGGAGGTCGGGTAGCCGGTCTCCCAGACGGTGCGGCGCCACCCGGGCTCTGCGGGCTCGTCGGCCGTGAGCCGGCCGTTGGCCACGGCGGTGAGCGAGTCCGGCACCGTCAGCGCCAGGCGCGCCGTGGCCTTGTCGGCCGGGTGGTCCTTGCAGGGCCACCAGGCGTGGGCCGACCAGGGCTCGCTCATGGTGAGGACCGTCGGGCCGATCGGGACCTGCGGGGAGTCGCCTTGCACGCGGAACAGCATGCCCGCCGAATAGGCGCCGTGACGTTGGGGCTGGCCGTGGTAGCCGATCCGCACCACGGCCCCGGCGGCGGCCCCGGCCGGGGCCGCGATGCGCAGCTCCTCGCCCGCGCGCTCCAGGGTCACCGGCGACTGGTCCCAGTCGACGGCGTCCACGGCCAGCGGCTCGTCCAGGTCGACGACCAGCGTGTCGGGCGGTCGGCCGGCCGGGAAGGCCAGGGTCAGTTCCACGCTGCCGGCGACGCTGCCGGCGGTCGGGTCCAGGCGCAGGTCCAGGTCGTAATGCAGGACGTCGTAGCCGCGGTCGTCGGCGCGGGGCGCCGGCTCCACGACGGACGGCAGCGCCGCCGGCCAACCCGGCCGCTCCCAGTAGGCGGCCTCGGGCGGCGGTTCCGGCGAGGGGGCCGGGGCCGCCGTCGCGGCCGCCGCCGCGGCGGCGAGGGCGGCCAGCAGGGTGGCGGACCGCCTGGGGTGGGGGAGCCGAAGGACCACGGACTCGCTCTTCCTTCCGGGACCGGGATCGGTTAGGATGACCCCATCTTACGACACATCGGCCGCCGGCCCCAAGCCCGGGCCGTCGGCGGGGGGCGGACCGGTCGCCCCGGCAGCATACGGGTTCCAGCCCAGGAGGTAGCATGGACCAGGATCAGGAACGCCGGCTGGCAGCCTTGGCGGCCCTCGACCTGGACGAGGCGGCCCGCGCGCGCCTCGCCGAGGAACTGGCCCAGATCACCGCCCACCTCGACCGGTTGACGGCCCTCGTCGAGGAAGAGGTGGCTGACGGTCGCGCTGCCGCCTCGGACCAGTCCCCGCCGGTCGCCCAGACCGAACGGGGTCCGACCACGCCCGCGCTCAGGAAGGACGCCGCCGAGGGCTGAACGCCCGCCGCACCCACCCCCTCGCCCCGCTGCCCGCAGTCCGGCCGGTCGGGTGCCCCCAACCTTGTGTTTGCGATTTAACAGGTCGTCGCCTAACGTTGCCCGGTTGAGGGACCGCACGAAACCAACCGGTGCAGCCCGTTGAAAACAAAGTGGTTTTGACCATCGACCGGGAGTCTCGAGATGTCAGCCCACGACCCCGTCGTCCCGCCGATCTTCCCGTCCCCCAGCCTCGAACAATGGCGCACCCTGGTCGACAGGGACCTCGCCGGCGCCCCCTTCGCCAAGAAGCTGGTGACCCGGACCCTGGAGGGGATCGAGATCCAGCCGCTCTACACGCGGGCGGATCTGCCCGACCCCGATCCCGGCGCGGGGTGGCCCGGCCGGCCCCCCTTCACCCGGGGGGCGCAGGGCTGCGACACGGCTCCCGGCTGGGACATCCGCCAGGAAGTGACGCATCCGGATCCGGCAACCGCCGGCCGACAGGTGCGGCAGGAGCTGGAACGGGGCGCGGTTTCGGTCCAACTGGCCCTGGATCCCACGGGGCAGTCGGGTGTCGCGATCCGCGGCGCCGACGACCTCGACCTGGCGCTGGCCGGCGTCGACCTCGCCTCGACGCGGGTCGCCCTGAAGTCCGGCGCCCGCTTCGTCCAGGCGTCGCAGCAGCTGCGCGAGGTTTGGGACCGGCGCGGCGTCGCGGCCGGCGACGCGCGGGCCGACCTGCTGGCCGACCCGGTGGGGGCCTGGGTCGTCCGGGGCGGCGTACCCGGCGGCATCGCGGCGTCGTTGGCGGACATGGCGGCGCTCGCCGCCCGGTGCGCGCGGGAGGCGCCGCGGGTGCGGGCCGTGAAGGTGGCGGGCTGCCCCTTCCACGACGCGGGCGCGGACGACGTGCAGGAACTCGCGGCGATCCTCTCGGGCGGCCTCGCCTACCTGAAGGCCATGGACGCGCAGGGGTTGGAGCCGGCGGCGGCGGCGCGGCAGGTCCATGTCTGCGTCGCGGTCGACGGCCGGTTCTTCGGCGACATCGCCAAGCTGCGGGCCCTGCGCACCGTCTGGTCGCGCCTGGTCGAGGCGTGCGGGGGCGCGCCCGAGGCGCGGTGCGCGCACCTGCACGCGCGCACGTCCTGGCGGATGATGACGGCGCGCGATCCCTGGGTGAACCTGCTGCGCACCACCACGGCCGCCTTCGCCGCGGCGGTCGGCGGCGCCGAGGTCGTGACCGTCTTGCCCTTCGACGCCGCCGTCAACGAGCCCGACGACTTCAGCCGCCGCCTCGCCCGCAACGTGCAGATCGTGCTGCAGCAGGAGGCGCACCTGGACCGGGTGCTGGACCCTGCCGGCGGCTGCTGGCATCTCGAGTCGCGCACCGCGGCGCTGGCCGAACGCGCGTGGGGCC is a genomic window containing:
- a CDS encoding BamA/TamA family outer membrane protein, whose product is GGGQEPVLASAGTPTADGPVLLRVTDDAGDESGPAWSPDGRRLAFAHNPVAEVRYQFSVAADGARRLDWARFDDGDAAVQPGHRQASRLVLLDVFTGDRRELAAPAGSWREPVWITDGELCVVADGDGAENLARLTLDAAWAGAAWAGAEGEGVIDCRRLTNVPGAATQPSYAPGADRLAFAAFREGGWDLFAVDGWAAWSRREPAGTPAGEVAIAPPAPPDYELSTSSDDATVGVVKDYSPRFSIDMSDALGGGAVSFSPQAGLGMANVVNLSDLLGDHRLSFLVNVYGSLSDSDLAASYAYLKRRVDVGVGLFHFKNYYNTAVTSVGELLPDDTFFSERNYGMYASASYPFSTFRRVSLELQAFASERTQYSLDPSGTLLIADGTRTDTLLQPTLTYVHDSAYYGWYGPVTGSRLLLQFAPSLAVGGGSLDRRTALLDLRRYWLPARGNTLALRLLAAASTGEDPRAFVLGGPFTLRGYDFYDYRTTSHLAGPKIAMANLEYRLPLLDAVYFGWPARWGFGPVGATLFLDLGAAWDDAFSPFGDDADGNWGLRDLRGSYGIGLRTRLGFLPLKFDWGRRTDLRGSGGAEFQFSIGPEF
- a CDS encoding UvrD-helicase domain-containing protein is translated as MDLDTLNERQREAVTAPDGPVLVVAGAGSGKTRVLTTRIAWLLEERRADPWSVLAFTFTNKAAREMRERVDALVGGSRAPSWVGTFHATGVRILRREGAALGLDPSFSIYDTDDSTRLLKKVLGDLGLDPKQYAPQQLRAAVSRWKNEDVSPAQAARDAADFREEKAAAVYAAYEKGLRASNACDFDDLILRTVHLLEEHDDVRLRLAGRFRHVLVDEFQDTNPLQLILVRALSSVHGNVFAVGDDDQSIYSWRGACIENMLDFEQHFGGAAVVRLEQNYRSTGNILAAANAVIAHNVRRKGKNLWTLDGPGAPLGIETVGDEEDEADRVVDLVRAQTAAGGNRGDVTVLYRTNAQSRALEDALRRATVPYQIVGATAFYERREVRDVLAYLKFVNNPRDAMSALRVLNVPKRRIGEASAARLVEIADGEGLSLGEAAARPGLLEASLNAPTCERIRGFFGLVAGWRTALSETPVPELVERIVEQIDYVRHLEEDDPLSAPARNENVAELINGAYAFQEQSDGGTLAQFLEQTALVADADTARDDLGVVRLMTVHAAKGLEFPVVVVSGVEENLMPHASNLDDEAALEEERRLFYVALTRARQRVHLLHARMRRRYGQRELCAPSRFLAEIPAELTARSGESLRVVQPSLSTFLWGKDAAPPASDAVRPRRREPAPGIRAASAPRLRAVDWHDDVSQEDVVFRVGQHVAHPTLGAGIVARVEGQGEGLKLSVDFPGGARKHFLARFARLRPLD
- a CDS encoding GGDEF domain-containing protein, with protein sequence MKRFTESVFADLRYWMIGLGVAMGLVFPLFLLLIGVPSGLALRWTTFLGTLVAGVTVGWLNHRLAARVVRRELQVVVGRMREVEEGVREASFNRDWSSCSAEHCAVPVTSDDEIGHTAEAFNALLHEVIHAHKMEAASSELTETLSTKLEIEALCGAAMELVLNQTGATAGCVLVREETELRVAANHGLSDVSRLPESDHVRRALDTRQVQIVRIPRDIALEGVVTTFKPRQVLVVPVVYEGQGLGAVVIASDAMLGKDAMWLVRQFQQGMGLALNNAVTHARLQRIAAIDPLTGVLNRRFGMRRLGEEFQGAVRHGTPLGVVMFDIDHFKLVNDTYGHLAGDRVLAETARRAQSALRETDVLLRYGGEEFVVIVPAANEEALVKVGERIRLAVAATPVNDGGTEIPVTVSVGISWLQSREDKAETILKRADEALYAAKEGGRNRTVCHGRAAGIQLEAAPAA
- a CDS encoding M1 family aminopeptidase codes for the protein MVLRLPHPRRSATLLAALAAAAAAATAAPAPSPEPPPEAAYWERPGWPAALPSVVEPAPRADDRGYDVLHYDLDLRLDPTAGSVAGSVELTLAFPAGRPPDTLVVDLDEPLAVDAVDWDQSPVTLERAGEELRIAAPAGAAAGAVVRIGYHGQPQRHGAYSAGMLFRVQGDSPQVPIGPTVLTMSEPWSAHAWWPCKDHPADKATARLALTVPDSLTAVANGRLTADEPAEPGWRRTVWETGYPTSTYLIAVHVAGYAAWEETCDLAGGPLPLTFHVFPRHEAAARFDLAPTCDMLGFLEDLVGPYPFADERYGQVEFKWGGAMEHQTCTSLGSVVLRGDGRFRNVILHEMAHHWFGDLVTPADWPDVWLNEGFATYCEALWLEHEEGPAAMRRRLESIGPGQHPTLFEGEGLLADPEPVLPNILVYHKGAWVLHMLRGALGDDAFRAFLRDWVGSPQRAYAHATTADLIRVVGEHATFDAAAFLEPWLHTDAVPYLSWTSSPEPTSDGGTRVTVALRQLQRRPFQLAVPLRLLTDRAERDTTVWLHTSQQSWTFDLPGDWKGLEVDPDGWVLMARRPLPDPPVRLLSVHPTPAGPEGATLALRVTASGPVAVELVDAAGRRRGRWQLGELAARDEPYPWRWRGEDGDGRPVPSGIYWLSVSGGGGRSAAKVVLVR
- a CDS encoding methylmalonyl-CoA mutase family protein — protein: MSAHDPVVPPIFPSPSLEQWRTLVDRDLAGAPFAKKLVTRTLEGIEIQPLYTRADLPDPDPGAGWPGRPPFTRGAQGCDTAPGWDIRQEVTHPDPATAGRQVRQELERGAVSVQLALDPTGQSGVAIRGADDLDLALAGVDLASTRVALKSGARFVQASQQLREVWDRRGVAAGDARADLLADPVGAWVVRGGVPGGIAASLADMAALAARCAREAPRVRAVKVAGCPFHDAGADDVQELAAILSGGLAYLKAMDAQGLEPAAAARQVHVCVAVDGRFFGDIAKLRALRTVWSRLVEACGGAPEARCAHLHARTSWRMMTARDPWVNLLRTTTAAFAAAVGGAEVVTVLPFDAAVNEPDDFSRRLARNVQIVLQQEAHLDRVLDPAGGCWHLESRTAALAERAWGLFQEIEGRGGLVACLSDGWFQERIAASRQARARDVATRRLPLTGVSEYPLLDERPVARPRPVPPPGGPAAPAPLLDAIVPLPAVRLAEPFEALCDASDRHLADTGARPRAFLANLGGLAQFSARAAFTRNLLAAGGIAAEGEDGYDDPAALAAALRTSGCRLAVICSTDEIYAERLPAAAAALKAAGAATIVVAGRLGDQEAAWRAAGVDRAIYLGCDVLETLGALLDGLEVRR